TCTGCAGTACTTCTCAAGGTTATTCCAGGCATTCTGGTTTAAATGAGGATTCTAGAAACACAACCAGTAGTCAGCTGCTGGGTATTTCCTCACTGTTCAGAGTAACAGCACCTGCCTTTTCTATCACATGTCTCACAGAACCCCAAGCACTTTCCATACGAGAGCTCCACTATCACCTCTGCTCTGAGAGCTGTGACAGCCTGGTATGCACACCAAGGACAGAACCCACTGCCTAAGGCCACAGTTTTTTGCAAGGTTCATCTACCTGTTTAGTTCTGCTCCTGACAGGAACTGCACTGAACGGGGTCTCTATTTCACGGCTTGAGAGATACACGCAGACAGGTGCATTTGCGGGATCCCTGCTGTAAATTCAGCAGGAAATACAGCACCTCCGAGTGACTTTGGCCCCTCTCTCCCTGCACCGCTGCAGGCGCAAACACAGCGACTCTCCCGGGAGACTGCCCGCAGGGAACAGCGTCTGCCCTTGAACGGGACAGCACCGGCTTCCCCCGCAGGCCTCGGGCCGTACCTGCGGGGCGATGTTGCTCAAGTAGAAGGTGTCCCGCATCGCCTTCTGGCTCCACTTGTGGTTGGCGGCAGCAGCCAGGTGCCCGCGGTCGAAGCCGCTGCCGCGGTAGTCGGCGTTGGTGGCGCGGTGATACTCGTGCACCGAGTCGTCCTCCTGGAAGTCGCAGGCGGCGCGGTCCGAAGAGCCGCTGAGCGTGTCCCGGTTGAGCTGCTCGATGACCCAGAGCGCGCTGCGGCTCCGCGGGTCGTAGCACAGCACGTAGGACTCGCGGCTCCGCAGCTGCGCCAGCCCGGGCAGCCCGTACTTGCTCAGCTCGGTGCGCCCCGAGCCCGGCGGCGCGGGCAGGCTGGCCGCTGCCACGGCGGGCAGCACGGGCAGGCGGGCCAGCAGCCCCTCGGCCGCATCGTCCCGGTGCTCCCGGCGGGCAAAGGCCGCGCCCAGCCCCGCGCCCACCGCCAGCGGCAGCACCCACCGGGCCCGCAGCATGGCCGCTCCTCCgtcagcccggcccggccttAAACGGGCCCGCGGCCCAGCTCCAGGCGGCCGCGCCGCTGCGGCGGCATCGCCGCTTTAAGGGGAGCGCGCACAGGGTAAGGGGCGGGCACGCGGCGATGCCGGGACCGCGCTCCTGGGGAACGGCGGCGCGGGAGCGCGCCTCGGAACGCGGGGCGCCAGCGAGCCCGGGGACGCGCGTGCGGTGGCACCGGTGCCAGGTGTAACGGGGAAggcaaagcaaaagcagagatgGCGGTGGATGAGCCAGGCTGGTTCTCCAGGGCTCTCTCCGCAGCTCGCTGTGCTGCTCTCACACCTATGGACACCGCAGCTGGAACACGGAGCAGCCCAAACTCCGACTCACACCAAGAGGAGAGGTTTGCACAGACATCCGTTTAGTTAAAGGAAACGTTATAAAAACagtgttagaaaaaaataagcacaaaatAAGGAGGTTTAGAGTGATGATATGTTCACTACACCATTTTCTGGCAGTTCTTTCCAAACCaagtggggaggggggggggaaagcgttaccttttcctttctttggggAAAGGGCATTTTACAAGACTGCTCCAAACAGCTAAAACAAAGTCGCTGACATTCCTTAAGGAGAAACAGCCTCTGATTCCCAAACACACCAGACTCCCCCAAAACAACTTCTGGCCTTCATTCTGCCCAGTGCCAAAGTGCACATAACTGTAGGTCAGGTcacaaaattcaaattcaaaatcAGTGTCCTGAGTGACCACCAGCAGCAACTTGATCTACCTCAGTGGCAAAGCCACAAAGTTTTACAAAACTTGAACTCCAGTGAGGTGCAGGTAGAGCAGAGACCTCTCCTTCCCAGGGAAGGCTCATCTCTTCCCACATCCAGGAGTGTCCTGTTTTCCCTCCCAGCTGAAGGTGATTTCCCTTTCCCCTGTCTGGCAGTAGCCCTGCCTGTGAGGAACACATGGTAAGAGCTATTTAAACATCCAGTGTTCAAGTCCCTATGAGATAATGGGTCCCCAAGGCACCCCAGACTAACACCTCCCACCCCGAAGATCAGCTCTTTCAGGAGGTCAGGACTGTAAGAAACCAGAAGCAGGAACATCTCAAGGCTGAAGCAGGTGTTACTTGGCCACACAAGCAAGGAAACACCAGTTAAGTATCGTCTCACTTcaagaacaacaaaaatcaccaaaaaacaCTTGAGGAATGGATCCAAGGGAAACACGAGGAGATTCAAAAGCTGGTAAAAGGTTAAGAGTTTCTTTTGTCCCCTCAGAAAATCTGGTTTTCGTCttaaagaaaggagaaagtcTTGGAATAAAGAAATAAGATTGTCCCAAGACAATGAAAAATACCACTCCTTTCAACAGCAGGACAGAAGTTCTACCACACAGGAAGGAAATAAGCAAGAATATAAAACAGCTTTTTATGTATGGAACAGCCTGCCTGGATGTTTCAGAGTTGTTGCAAGCTCTCTCCAAAGAACTCAACAGGTTCGCCAGCCATAGTTTGGATAAGGCTACAGACTTTATCCCAAAGATTCTTTCCACCAGCCAAATCTCTTATCACATCCCTTTAAACCACTGCAAACTCCTTTCAAAAGCATTCACTGTCACCCCCTGAAGCAAGGTGGCATAACACAAGTCCTTGGACATGTAGGAAGGGAGAAGACAGCGTGACACCTGTACTACCACCTCCCCTCTGCCTTCCCCAAGAGGGATGGTTACCCTCAAGGCCCAAAGCTATGCTGAAAACATGCAGGAGTTCATGTCCAAGTAATGCTTTCAGCCTGATTTGTCTGCTGCCTCCTCAGGTTACTTTAAGGAGACTCCCatctgctcagagcaggaacATTCATGGATGGTCCTGTTGCCAGTGAGAAATTCCAGCATAAGGAAATCCTGCACATTCCAGGGGAACCTGGAATGAACAGGCCAGCACAGGTATTCAGGGATATGAGAGCAGAGTTTGTGCATGGAATGAGAAAGCTACAGCAGTATTTATAGCAGTTCTGAGGCAGAAGTGTTTGAAGCAGGTACAGTTCTGCCTCAGAGTGGGAGCCTCTGGTTCTACATTTGTAGGCAACCTCCCAGGTGGCTCTTTGCCCCCAGGAAGTCTGGCTAACAGCCTCCCCAGTACAGGTACCCAAGAGCTGAGACATAAGACCACCTGCAACAGCTCAGAAAGAACACCCATCCAGTTACTAGAGCAGCCAGGAAGCTTCATCACACTGCTGTCCTGGCCTACCTGTTCCATTTTCCTTGGAGGAAAACTATACCCTTAAGAAAAGATTGCAGCAGAGAGGGATACTGTTGCCACAGGTATTAATTACAGATTGCTTTAAAACTTAAATTGCTCTTGCAACGCAGCGGCAACACATGGCTGCACAAGTGGTACTTGAGCATCTTCTCAAGAGGCAGAGATTGCTTGGGATTGCCAATAAGAACATGGGTACGTGCACCAACCTGTCCTGCCATCTCCCCATGCACCTTGGTGAGAATTACAGCAGCCTGTGAAGGCCTTCAGTGAAGGAAATAACACCAGTAAAAAAAGCTGAAGGCTGCCAGCATCCCTCCTGCTAGGGCAAGTCTAGGCCAGCAGCAGCTTAAGCAAGTCTTACAAAAACTGATTGACCTTTAACAAATCAACACCCATAAATACCAAAAACTGCAGAGTCCAACAGCAGAGgtgagccagcacagcacagaaagaaagggaaaagcatgCTGGATTAGTGTTCACTCAAGAGCTTCTGCACCACACAAGCACCTGGGTGCTGGCAGTTTCTCTCTCCGAGGATTAGGGTTTCTGCTCAGCTCGGCATTGTGGCAGGTCAGCAGTTCTCCCTGTGGTTTGTCTCAGTCCCTGTTCATCTGAGCCTACTTGAAATACAGCAGTTTCCCTCTCGGGAGGAACAAGTGTCCAACTCAGGACTGTGACTGCAGCAGACAAGAACAGAACAGTGAATCAGCCCCAGCAGTCACCTCATGACAGATGCTTGTATGCCTGTTGGATTGTGCTAGAGAAGGACTCCTATTGCAGATCAGAACTGTCTCTTCCTGGCAAGAAGTACTGTGAGACAACAGCAAGGTTAGTGTGACCAGACATTAATGCAAGTAGTATTTAGTTAAGCCACTGAGGCAGAAAGCTCCAGTTTTGTGCCTGTATAAGCCCCTAAATACATCTGTCTTCATTGCACATGATTAGGTGTCcatttcttgtgtttcaggATCCTGACTGTAGCTGAATATGCTCCAGTTGAGAGCAGCATGAGGCCTCCCTGCAGCAACAATCCTGCTCTAAGGCTGTGCGTAGTAAGGCTTGACTTGGAACTACACTTCACTGGGGGATTAAAGCCACCACAGTCCTGCTTTCAAGGAGACCTCATTGATAAGGCAGGTCTGGATTCAGGCAGTTTGAGTGCACAAAGCCACCAGCTGTCACTGTGTCCTCCTACCCCAGCTTCCCAAGTCTCTTTCTCTCCCAGGAGGAGTGCAAACTGCCAGGTGACCTTCACCACAAAGTGATGCAATCTTCTTCAC
The nucleotide sequence above comes from Cinclus cinclus chromosome 19, bCinCin1.1, whole genome shotgun sequence. Encoded proteins:
- the ENDOG gene encoding endonuclease G, mitochondrial — encoded protein: MLRARWVLPLAVGAGLGAAFARREHRDDAAEGLLARLPVLPAVAAASLPAPPGSGRTELSKYGLPGLAQLRSRESYVLCYDPRSRSALWVIEQLNRDTLSGSSDRAACDFQEDDSVHEYHRATNADYRGSGFDRGHLAAAANHKWSQKAMRDTFYLSNIAPQNPHLNQNAWNNLEKYCRSLAKNNKNVYVCTGPLFLPRMEADGKMYVKYQVIGKNNVAVPTHFFKVVILEKESGEIELRSYVMPNSPVDDKIPLERFLVPIESIERASGLLFVPNILRRTSNLKAITAGKH